GAGCTGTTAGCTGCTTTCTTATCATTGTATTCATCATTAGTCCTTAATACAGAGAGGGACTGACTTTTTACAGATGTTATGCCTcctatttactcaagtactacaCTTCAGTGCAATTTTGACAGCATGTGGTATGCTGTAACATAACAATGCAGTACTACTAATTCGTAAactatagtagtagtagtagtaaataGTAGTAGTATACAAAGTATCTTAATGTGGCTCCACATTGTTCAACTACAAACCTAAAGTTCACTTACATTTATcgttaataataaaaaactgaatataatccataaaaaaataacacttagAAATATGCATAATGATACCTTCACTTCCAATCGTATGGaattacagtacatgcatattGAATTGCAATATACTTTTACTGAAAATAGTATCTATATATAGTAAATGGAGTATTTTTAAAGGCTCCGAGTACTTATTCCAACCCTGCCTTAGCACAAATGTCATAGGATGACTTTGAGCTTCAAACGCACTTGTTCTTCATGGTGGATTTCTTCCGACGGTCCAGGCAGTATTTGAAGGCAACACCATCCCCGTCTCGTCCCGGGTGAACGGCGTCACAGACGCGATGTGTCATTTCGACGGATAAATTACCGCTTGTAAAAACCGTCCCATCTCCTAAGCTGTTCCCGAGCCAGGATAATGTCTGTGAACGACCGTTAGTCGGGTCATACGTGTACATTTTTAGAATATCTCTCGCTTGGTTTTAAAATTAGGATGAGGATGATCTTTCCAGCGGGCAACATGTCCCTCATCGCGCTGATTTTAGCGCTGCTCGCTATCGTCCTCTGCACTTCTCAGGGTAAGTACGGGTCCTCTCCAGGCCTCGCGCCGCTAGCTAACGGGTTTAAATCTAAACGCAGATCCCTGTTAACATCTGTTCCCCCCTGCATGGACGTCATTTATTATAGCCGTTACAAGCAGACTCTGTCGGTTCTTACATCGTCCTGAAGCCTCACAGCCATGTTCacatgcaacaacaacatgctGCTTTCTGGCTGTTAAACATAACCTAGACATTTATTTTAGGCCTGATAACTGTTAACGGTAAACCGTTTGCGAGTACTTTTTTGCCCCAGGATGGTTAAGGCATAGCCCGCCCTAATATGACACTGATAAGTTAACTTTGACATTCTTTACCCTAATCCTAACCAATCCTATCCTGGGAAAACCCTGACGAACATTTGCTCTGCAAATCACACTCTGAGCTTGACTGGGCAAACCCCGCCCCCTCTGCCGGTGGTTTGATTTCGCCCTGCAATCAAATCTATGGAGCTTGGCTTGGTcaggtgatagccagactaaaCTCACATTCAGTaacaaccatagactgtatattattaattaattgataacatattaataatatacaatcTATGGTTACAACTGAGAATTGTCTGGTGTCAATCAATCAGGCTACACCAATCCCACTTCTCTTGCCCACCCAAACAACCCAACCAGAACAGACAGCGAGtgctagccaatcagagggcgAGTGGGCGAATCATGCCTTTCCCTTCCTAGGAAAAACGGTATGGGCAAACCGTTAACAGTTAACGCTTATGTTTGTTATTAATAAACATTCATGGTTTAACGTTGGTGTCCGACTACATTAACGGATAGCCTTCAATTGTTCAGTCCTATGTGAAATAGTCTTAcggtttttgtgtgtctgtttagcTATATTATACGTTTTTTTTGCTTGATTAACAAAACATTGGTAGCTATGTTGTCAGCATTAGCCTGGCAGTATGTTGTATGCTAAGTTTCTTTGACAAGCTAGTAACATCTAAACCGTTACACTATTGGAGATTAATGCACATAAAATAGTAATTATATTTAAggcatatattttttttcaccaagttgatggaaaaataaatcattacaaGGCAATATGTACAAcccaatattgatataatatcaaaaTTAATTGTAGGTGTTACTGTGTTATTTTGCTTCTATTTAACTGTTGTCTAACAAGTTAAGAGGCAAACAGTAATTTTAAAATAAGCTGCATACAGTAATgtaaacaacaatacaaaactaCTAGCTACACAACGATAGATTTTGCAATATCAAGGCTGATATCAAATGGCAAAATAAGGATTCCCGATGCCAAATCTCAAAGGGCATGATCCTAAATTAGTCTGAACCGTTTCAGTGGCCAAGTTAGATCTTTATTCAACAATGTACCGGAGACAAGTTTCCATCAGTTTAGTACACTCAGAGAAATCCAACCAGGAAGTGCGAGATCTTCCCTCAGGAtaaatatgagttttttttgtatagataaaaacatttaatgtgtcagtttttttcccaGACATAAAACTCATGTAAAATATACACGTTGGTGTGACTTTTAGCAGCCTGCACCGGTGGCTGTAATTTAGAGTGCCTTAAATTCTACGGTGTGGACAAATAATATGAATACTAGCTAGCTCCCTCCAACTCAATTTAGGACTTACTTATGTGTTCATCTTTATGAAAGAAGTATGCAGAATGTTTCTTAGTCAGTATGTGAGCTTTAGTCTCCCAAGAGACCACAGAACtataacataatttaaaaaaaacaagttgatgATGTGTAGCTCTTGATTAAATAGTCCTTTATAGTGGCAAGAAATGGGTGGGTCCAGGTTGTCAATTGTAGGAATTGTGCTGCATTTTGCTGATGTCATACTTGGGCTGGACATTATTGTgacaagcattttttttttttactgttgttgtttttaactgtgtgttttataaaccaaacaacaagttaaatgataataataaataatccatAGTTGAAGTTTTTTTGAATAAATTTCATGTTGGTTTATTgggacaacaaaaaatacatctcTGTTGCCATAGCATAAgaacaaacatatatatatataaaacagaatACTTATTATATAATTGTAGATGCTAAACAAATTATGTACTCTTCTCTCTGATAATATATACAATTCTCTATTTATTTAGCCTTGTATTGTGGCaggagaagacatatttagctgctAGCCATGCCGTGCTTTTCTCTTcccttaataataaaaaaggaatcttTTTGTCCTTAGTGTAGGTAGTAAAGCCTGGtacatgtttttcaaatttttgaaaatatttcattCTTAAGTCTTCCTATTTGGGACATGTACatagaaaatgtaattctgttttaatctctctctctctctctctctgcttccttGTTTCTTTTGGATCATCTTCCCTGTAGTGTCATCGCGCTTACACTTTGTGttatatttgttttgcagtCAGTGCGAACGAGGACTGTCTGTGGTACGTGGATAAAAACGGCACCTGGCACAACGGCTTTGACTGCCCTCTCATCACGTTTTGTTGTGGGAACTGCCACCGGCGCTACTGCTGCCTGGACGCCTTTAAGATGATCCCAGAGAGGGAGCAGAAACGCTGCATGCTCTTCCAGTTCAGGTGGGGCAGCAGCAGGGGTTTCCTTTAATgacttatttattcatttactgaACCCAACGAGCCTGTCTTTCTGTTCAAAATGCAAGGCTATCTGAAGACAgacacttttttacttttgtcgaTTACAATTGGTTGCCGCAGTCTGCACAATGAGATGAGTCCTCTGACacagtgtttctcaaactttttttaatgttttaccccctttgaattgcttttttaagccaagtaccCCCTGATCAGTGCAAAACCCTTTTGGTAGAAAAACAATCGAGCGCCGGCAGTGATAGATTCACTAAACAACAACCTTcttaaacagaaacatttaaatgctacatttcaaTTTAGTCATTATTACAGTATAATTACTTCAGCAATTATgcatgacatatttttaaagtggcttttttgcaaaaatgtcatGCACGCCCTGCAGTATGCTAAAGTGCCCCTAGGGGTACACGTACCCCCATTTGATAGTGCACACTATACTGATGAATTaataagtaaaaacaaagcaaaagccATTCAATTACAACATTGTTATtcacactttacagatagaggaggccAAGAggaaaggtgggggggggggaggtatTAGCCTTTATTGTAGGCTAATAcctacaataaatacagaaggATTACTCACAATAATTATAAATGTGGGTATAATGGAATGACAATATGAGAACCGgctgcttttctctttgttCTACCGTTGTAAATGAAAGAGCTCTGGGTTTTGAAATGTTGGTCAGGTATAAAGTGGTGGGGCATTTTCCTACAATTTCCCCACATTTTATAAAGTACACATAAAAGATAAATCTTAAATATTATAGATTGTTAGTTTTAGCCATACACTCTACTAACAGCAATGATTAAAGCAATAACGCACTATTGTAAAATATATGAACATTACATGCTAAATGTAttgcaaaacatgtttaaattagtttttgagATTTAATAAATGTCATACAACTGTCTTTCACTTTCTGTATTAGTGAATGGAACTGTCATCGTGTACAGTAGGTAATGGGTGTCATTTTGTGACCTGAGTGTGGAACAAGCCCTCGTATTGCCATGAGCCCGGTCCGTTCCTCACTAAACACCGAGGGCGGCAGTTAAAagaaccatttaaagaaaatagcTCATAAGTGAACCTTAGAGTTgacattattttgtcaaaccTACCGTTCCAGAGGTTAAGAACACGCTCCCTCTATCCTTAAAACATTCACAGTGAACCCAAATAAATCCACTAATCTTTTTTATCCCACATGGGAAAATTCAAGTGTCACAGTCGCAAAAGAGATTGCTAGAAAAGATGGCTAGTGTGGATAAAAACCATCCAAACTTTGTATGGTAGTTTGTCGTCAGCTGGCTTGACCTTCGGTTGATTCTTAAAGCAGCAACGAGCAGGTCAACCACGTTGTGAAGGTTTGATGAAACCCACTAGAGcattgtttctcaaatgggggtccccgtacccctaggggtactttggagtactgcaAGGGGTACTTGAGATTcctttttgaacttttaatttcaaatatatCAGTCGTGCACAACTcatcaaattaatttagttATGGAGTCTTAACATTTGAAGTAACAGTTAAGTGTGTTTCAGTTAAAAGCTTACTAGGTGAATCAGACACTGCATGACTGCATGACTATGGAACTCACACTATTTAGTgcttttaaattataattgGCTTATATTTTTGAGAAAGGCCTGACCAGGGACTGGGGTTGCAAATCATCCTATTGGCTAGAAACAGTTTAAGCAACACAACTATACATATTGTTATGGCCTTGACTgtaataattatgtatgtaataatgTGCGCTGCATTGTCCCtgacaaataaattgataataaaCATTAAACACTAAGAGCTGTAATGTTCCTCTTTATATAGCCTTTTCTTTCCACCAAACATTCTTTGCACACGTCAGGGGTTACTtggctaaaaaaatattttaaaggggggtacattattgaaaaaaagtttgagaactACTTCTAGAGTATACACATGTTGTCAGTACCAGTTGTTCCAGTGACGTGGGAGTAGAGAGATAAAGGCCTCTAAAGGAAAGGAGCATTGGCTCAAGGTTGGTTCACACAGACAAATCAACTGGGAGGGAAACATTGCAACAATTCATTATACAGAGTCAGATAAACAAGGCTTGGTTCAGAGTTTCAACACAATGTAATGTACCAGATTTACACCACAATGTATGCGTCATACATGAACAGTGATATTAGGaaacaatcaaatcaaataaaaactgaatttgaagtAATGGAATTTGGTgatgggttaagtgtcttgtgTGTGCAGATATCAGATCTAAAAATGTTGTATCAACATTAAACAGTTGCATCACTTCTTGGGTGACAATGCTTTGTATACAAGGgatttaataataatggaaaataaattgtataaacATATGTATAGATCATGTTTTCCATCATCACCTTGCATTCTGCTTAAAGTCTGGACTCTCTTCAGGGCTCAACACTAACTTTTAAAAGTGATTGCCAGGCTGGCAACCAGGCATCAGCttttcaaaactgaaaatacgGTAGCCATTTTAAGTCACCTTATATTTTGAGTAATTAAGATGACTATACAGTTATGTGTCAGCCTAATCATGAAAATGTGACATAAAAGATCAAAAATGTTCTcaaatttcctttaaaaaaaaatgttatattcaAGTTTACATGCTTTGGTTGGATCaatttgcacatttgtttgCGATGTTGATGGCTTAgtcaaaaacaacttaatttgCTTCACTATTGTCTCTTAAGCAATTGCCTTTGCACACGTGAGTAAAAGCACCGTACAGCGTTGTCACATGCCGTTCCCATTCTGACTATAACAGCAATTTTAAAATATCACTAATCCAACAaattttttaagatatttattttgtgatgtTCTTGTTACTGTCcctattttttacatgttaaaatggCCAAGAAATTGTTTTCCAATTTCTCAAAATGGTTGCCAATCGGAACTGTTAGTGTCGAGCCCTGCTCTTAAACAGGCCTGTTCTCATGTCCCGTTGGCTGCATTTGACTTAATGATCCTGCTTTGGTCTCAACAGTGTAACATGTTCTCACTATTTGTTCTATCAGCTTTCCCCTTTGAGGTATTGTGACAATACTGGACTAAGCAAGCTTGTACCCCGAGAGACTGCAACATGGCACTTTCCCTCCACAGCACTGGAAACTATCCATCAACCAGTAGTGAGCAGACAACCCGCAGCTTATTTAGCCCAGTGGGCAGCAGAGGCTGAGCTGAAATGGAGGGATTTGTTGCTCCACTGTGACCATGAGGCGATGGAATCtggtagagagacagagagatgtaGGGTGTGCGTCATTAACTGGGATGTGCTTTCAGGGTCAGTCTGGGGTTAACAGTGTGTCTAATTCAAAAGCTTCACATCCCGACCATTTCTGCTTTAATCCTCCTGTAAAATGGGATGTAATTAGTGAGATGATCAAAGTAAGAAAGGAAATGCTGTTTAACTTAAGTCCTCTTGTGTCTCTCTTCTCAGCCCTACCACTTTGGCTGGCATTGCCTCTTCCGTCCTCCTGTTTGTGGCGATCATTGCGACCATGGTCTGCTGCTTCATGTGCTCCTGCTGTTACCTCTACCAGAGAAGGCAGCAGAGGGGCAGGACACCTTATGATGGTGAGACCTCCACTCTTTATGTCCATACTTGTGCAGACAACCATGAGGTCATAGTTGTCCTTCACAGCAGTCTGTACTTTTTGACCCACAGTCCAGCAGATTCCCATGGCCAGCTATCCAGTGGAGCCCATGTATGATGCTTATGGAAAACCACTGGGACCCTCTGAGTATCCACATGCAGGTTATCCAATGGCGCCCCTGTACACTGGCATGCCTCCACATTACCCCATGATGCAGCCTGGACCTTATCCACCACACCTGATGGATCCTGTATACAGCCAGGGTAAGAGTAGTATTGCACATGtccaacaataaaaacattctaaaaaaaactcaacaaagactttttttttgtacaaatacATGAATCAgttcaaagaaaaaatgtgacaatacactatacaaaatacaaactgTGTTACCTACTTTTGCGAAAGTGAAGTGGCTCATGTTTGTGTTAATTGCCCTGCTATCAGACCTGGTGGatggtgatgttttttttttaacaaccacTGGACAGATTGCCAGAACATCTATTGAGTATTTAATTGTCCATAAGGAGTTTCGGTGACCCCACTAAACTTTCCTGTAGCACCACCACCAACATTTGCACAAGAAATCCCCGGAGGGTGAACACGCTTTTTTTGGACGCTGCCCTCTAACACCACCATATCTGAATTTAAAGCAGAAAGCAACAAAGTATGGGGACATTTGCACATTTCGTGCTACCATGAGCATAAACCCCTCTTAATTCAATCGACCCCATGTTCTCTCCAGTAGTGCCATCAAAAATAAGTAGTGATAACAATGGTAGTCACCACTTTATTCCATATCTCCGTAActatttgtgacatttttgagGATGAGTCTTACTTAATTTGGTGCTTATTTAATGTTCTTTACCTACTTATTTTTCAGCCCCTCCACCCTACTCTCCACCTCAGTATCCCGGCCATTGATGGGctcatctacacacacacgcacgcgcgcacacacacacacacacacacacacacacacacacacacacacacacacacacacatacacacacacacacacacacacacacatacacacacagagtgggAAACAACAGCAACTGAGAGAAAGGACTGTTTCAAAAGGAGAAGGCAgcaacactctctctctcacatgcacacattgaaACGCTACAGCTCGACTAGCAGTGGTTTTGTCTGTTCAAGAGAACTGGAGGCACTTTAAGGTTTTTCTatgtttatttactgtacaaTGTTGTGGTCCTACTGTTCTGGAGTATTTACGCAACTCAAATTGCGTTCTGCAACCCGACACCTGACTGCTCCCGGCGGGTTTTTGCACCATCCCTAAAGTGAGGAGGTATCTGGCTGATGTCTCGACTGTGCTGCCACTTGTGCTCTGGCACACTTACCTCATAAACAGGGTGTCACCTAAAAGACGAGGCTCATTACCTTCCTGAACAGGGGTCAGAAGGGGTTGATAAAAATGATAATGCACTCCCTCTTCATTTATAAAAGGCAAAAATGCTGTACTTGCTCACTTTTGTtcaatttgaataaattaaTACCTCCCTAAGGCTACATTCTAAGTTACACACTCTCCAAATATGATGACAtgtctttatttctgtattttttttccccgtAATGTGGTCGAGACTAAAGTGAAAAACTAAGCATGTTTGAATAAAAAGGGGACATGTATGCTCAAAGACAGTGTGACACTGTCTTAAATTTACTGACGGCCTAAAGGATTTCATGGTACTCCTAATTCTGTGTAAGAAGCCTTTAGTCACCTGCTGGTTTCAACTTTGtctattatatttttgtatctgGCTCAACTAATTTACTTCATGGTAGTATATTAGCTGCTTAATTCTAATGTAACATCTCAACATCAGCATGCTACCCCAGTCAAAATTATCTGTTCTCTCTTGCTTTTATCtggttttaaatgaattaaaaatccTTAGATTAATCCCATAATGTCATTTTGGTATGTTTTCTAGTGAAATTCATGTTAAATTGTTATTTCTTGTAACATATCAGGTCAGGGGAGATGCAATGTCCCGCCTTAGAAAATTAACCGAAAAAAGGGATTAactatttaaatacatattttgtaaaTCTGTTCTTCAGCTGAATATATTATGATATTCTAACaagttattttaaacaaaatgtattgttattgtaACATAACATATgattttgtagcatttttgGCATCTTTCTGTTTGGTATTTCATATTATCGAGGTTACATTTTTCTGTGAAGGGGTTCTCCTGTTGTGGACTTGTGGTCAGAAAAAGTTGAATTTTTTCTGACCACCTCACTTTAAAGTagcagtttgacattttgggaaatatgcctatttgctttcttgctgagagttagatgaagaagatcaataccaatCTCCACATGTATCATGGTAGCAATCTTCTCATCATTACTCTACAAAAAAGCAGATAGgtgtttttcccaaaatgtcaaactattcctttaaagtcACACTTAAGGTATTGGGTTCCTGTGAGGTTAGGGCCTTGTAATTATCGTTTAGAATCTTGGACAGCCTGGACTTTTTGTAAGATGTATGAACTGTAAAACAAGACTTCTCAAGCATGTGTTGTACAGTAAGCTGTCTGACTAATGGGTAATAATTATCTTTATTCAGGTGTAATGTATCTCAACCTCAACCTCAAATAAgatattaaaaaacactgtCGTCATGCTGATCAGAGAAGCCTGAAGCTTTTCCTCGAGGCATAATGCTGTATCTTGtctctacaaaaaaaaagaactagtACTGCTAGTTTACAGCGTAAATTGTTTCCTCCCATGGCGCTGTCCATTTGTACAGATTTGTTGAGCCTTTGTAAAGCACAGAGAACACTGGACTTTTCTTTGTAAGATGCTTTCATTTGTAGTTTGACATAACATTTGATCaatgatgtttctgtttatttgtgctTCTAATCCAACTCCATGAGTGTGTTTACTGAAACTGACATCAGTTGGCAAAATAACTTGTCTAGATCTATGgctttttgtctgttgtcatATGGATTGTACCACATTGTAATATAAAGTGAgtgaaaagtttttatttctattaacaTAAAATTTAACTTTggaatgtaaaaatacaactgtctgatgtgttttttttctcaggcaACATTAAAAAGGGGTTAGTATGTGTTTACATCATTTTGACCACTAGATGTCCATATTTACTCcaaaacaatgttaaatatGTTCCCGTTTGGCAGAATGaacttatttaatttttatcacAAGCAATGTGTGCTCCTAAAAACcatgttaaattacatttttcctttGCATAATTGTGCTGAGGTTATACAAAATGTTGTAATGTGCTGATTTGTATCAATAttcaaattgtttattttatttattatttta
The Etheostoma cragini isolate CJK2018 chromosome 4, CSU_Ecrag_1.0, whole genome shotgun sequence genome window above contains:
- the shisa4 gene encoding protein shisa-4; the encoded protein is MRMIFPAGNMSLIALILALLAIVLCTSQVSANEDCLWYVDKNGTWHNGFDCPLITFCCGNCHRRYCCLDAFKMIPEREQKRCMLFQFSPTTLAGIASSVLLFVAIIATMVCCFMCSCCYLYQRRQQRGRTPYDVQQIPMASYPVEPMYDAYGKPLGPSEYPHAGYPMAPLYTGMPPHYPMMQPGPYPPHLMDPVYSQAPPPYSPPQYPGH